From the Kogia breviceps isolate mKogBre1 chromosome 3, mKogBre1 haplotype 1, whole genome shotgun sequence genome, one window contains:
- the CSK gene encoding tyrosine-protein kinase CSK, giving the protein MSAIQAAWPSGTECIAKYNFHGTAEQDLPFCKGDVLTIVAVTKDPNWYKAKNKVGREGIIPANYVQKREGVKAGTKLSLMPWFHGKITREQAERLLCPPETGLFLVRESTNYPGDYTLCVSCDGKVEHYRIIYHASKLSIDEEVYFENLMQLVEHYTSDADGLCTRLIKPKVMEGTVAAQDEFFRSGWALNMKDLKLLQTIGKGEFGDVMLGDYRGNKVAVKCIKNDATAQAFLAEASVMTQLRHSNLVQLLGVIVEEKGGLYIVTEYMAKGSLVDYLRSRGRSVLGGDCLLKFSLDVCEAMEYLEGNNFVHRDLAARNVLVSEDNVAKVSDFGLTKEASSTQDTGKLPVKWTAPEALREKKFSTKSDVWSFGILLWEIYSFGRVPYPRIPLKDVVPRVEKGYKMDAPDGCPPAVYEVMKNCWHLDAAMRPSFLQLREQLERIKTHELHL; this is encoded by the exons ATGTCGGCAATTCAG GCTGCCTGGCCATCCGGTACAGAGTGTATTGCCAAGTACAACTTTCACGGCACTGCTGAGCAGGACCTTCCCTTCTGCAAAGGAGACGTGCTCACCATTGTGGCTGTCACCAAG GACCCCAACTGGTACAAAGCCAAGAACAAGGTGGGCCGTGAGGGCATCATCCCAGCCAACTACGTCCAGAAGCGGGAGGGCGTGAAAGCAGGCACCAAGCTCAGCCTCATGCC CTGGTTCCATGGCAAGATCACGCGGGAGCAGGCAGAGCGGCTCCTGTGCCCACCAGAGACAGGCCTGTTCCTGGTGCGGGAAAGCACCAACTACCCCGGGGACTACACTCTGTGCGTGAGCTGCGACGGCAAGGTGGAGCACTACCGCATCATATACCACGCCAGCAAGCTCAGCATCGACGAGGAGGTGTACTTCGAGAACCTCATGCAGCTGGTGGAG CACTACACCTCAGACGCAGATGGACTCTGTACTCGCCTCATCAAGCCAAAGGTCATGGAGGGCACCGTGGCGGCCCAGGATGAGTTCTTCCGCA GCGGCTGGGCGCTGAACATGAAGGACTTGAAGCTGCTGCAGACCATTGGGAAGGGGGAGTTTGGAG ACGTGATGCTAGGCGACTACCGAGGGAACAAAGTCGCCGTCAAGTGCATTAAGAATGACGCCACTGCCCAGGCCTTCCTGGCTGAAGCCTCGGTCATGAC GCAACTTCGGCATAGCAACCTGGTACAGCTTCTGGGCGTGATCGTAGAGGAGAAAGGTGGGCTCTACATCGTCACCGAGTACATGGCCAAG GGGAGTCTGGTGGACTACCTGCGTTCTCGGGGTCGGTCGGTGCTGGGCGGAGACTGTCTCCTCAAGTTCTCACT AGATGTCTGCGAGGCCATGGAATACCTGGAGGGCAACAACTTCGTGCACCGGGACCTGGCTGCCCGCAACGTGCTGGTGTCCGAGGACAACGTGGCCAAGGTCAGCGACTTCGGCCTTACCAAGGAGGCTTCCAGCACCCAGGACACGGGCAAGCTGCCAGTCAAGTGGACAGCCCCCGAGGCCCTGAGAGAGAAG AAATTCTCCACCAAGTCTGACGTGTGGAGTTTCGGGATCCTCCTCTGGGAAATCTACTCTTTCGGGCGAGTGCCTTATCCGAGAATT CCCCTGAAGGACGTTGTCCCGCGGGTGGAGAAGGGCTACAAGATGGACGCCCCCGACGGCTGCCCACCTGCAGTCTACGAGGTCATGAAGAACTGCTGGCACCTGGATGCCGCCATGCGGCCCTCCTTCCTGCAGCTCCGGGAGCAGTTGGAGCGCATCAAAACCCACGAGCTGCACCTGTGA